Proteins encoded within one genomic window of Schaalia sp. HMT-172:
- a CDS encoding ABC transporter substrate-binding protein: MRPIGRIIAAAAVGSMALGMAACTTSTDASGGSSSDTSTTKSDSSGASKVDTSGEQQDWEKAAVKGDGTKTIYLVSKGFQHRFWQAVKEGAEQAGEELGYKVSFVGPQDETKVTEQTDQLKSALDSGPAAIGFAALDSKAAEDILKEIEAKNIPVVAFDSGVESDIPVTTVQTDNKKAAEEAAKHMIELLDGKSGSVGMVCHDSTSTTGKQRCEGFKEYFMANAPSNLKLLDEQIAGEVTKAADTSKSIIQANDDIVGMYGSNEAAASGIVQGAEETGKDVTIVGFDSGKTQIDAIKSGKEAGAVTQSPVKIGYYTVKAAVAALNGAELPTVIDSGFAWYDKSNIDTDAIKANLYE; encoded by the coding sequence ATGCGCCCCATCGGACGTATCATCGCCGCCGCCGCTGTCGGCTCCATGGCCCTGGGCATGGCTGCTTGCACGACCTCGACGGATGCAAGCGGAGGCTCCTCCTCCGACACCAGCACCACCAAGAGCGACTCCTCCGGCGCCTCGAAGGTGGACACCTCCGGCGAGCAGCAGGACTGGGAAAAGGCCGCTGTGAAGGGTGATGGCACCAAGACCATCTACCTGGTCTCCAAGGGCTTCCAGCACCGCTTCTGGCAGGCCGTGAAGGAAGGCGCTGAGCAGGCTGGCGAGGAGCTGGGCTACAAGGTCAGCTTCGTCGGCCCGCAGGACGAGACCAAGGTCACCGAGCAGACCGACCAGCTGAAGTCCGCCCTCGACTCGGGCCCCGCGGCCATCGGCTTCGCGGCGCTGGACTCCAAGGCCGCTGAGGACATCCTCAAGGAGATTGAGGCCAAGAACATCCCCGTCGTCGCCTTCGACTCCGGTGTCGAGTCCGATATCCCGGTGACCACCGTCCAGACGGACAACAAGAAGGCCGCCGAGGAAGCCGCCAAGCACATGATCGAGCTGCTCGATGGCAAGTCGGGCTCGGTCGGCATGGTCTGCCACGACTCGACCTCCACCACCGGCAAGCAGCGCTGCGAGGGCTTCAAGGAGTACTTCATGGCCAACGCTCCGTCTAACCTGAAGCTCCTGGACGAGCAGATCGCCGGTGAGGTCACGAAGGCCGCCGACACCTCCAAGTCCATCATCCAGGCCAACGACGACATCGTCGGCATGTACGGCTCCAACGAGGCCGCGGCCTCGGGCATCGTGCAGGGTGCCGAGGAGACCGGCAAGGACGTCACCATCGTCGGCTTCGACTCGGGCAAGACCCAGATCGACGCCATCAAGTCCGGCAAGGAGGCTGGCGCCGTCACCCAGTCGCCCGTCAAGATCGGCTACTACACGGTGAAGGCCGCGGTTGCCGCGCTCAACGGCGCCGAGCTGCCCACGGTCATCGACTCGGGCTTCGCCTGGTACGACAAGTCCAACATCGACACCGACGCCATCAAGGCCAACCTGTACGAGTGA
- a CDS encoding L-fucose isomerase translates to MTEHPRIGIRPTIDGRRKGVRESLEEQTMNMAKSVADLFTSNLRYPDGAPVEVVIADTTIGRVHEAQACAAKFRANNVGLTVTVTPCWCYGTETTDMDPAMPHAIWGFNGTERPGAVYLAAALAGHAQIGIPAFGIYGEHVQDADDTSIPEDVRTRLLDYATAGLAVAQMKGEAYLSMGSVSMGIAGSVVNPDFFGSYLGMRNEYIDMSEFTRRIDEGIYDPEEYEQAYQWIRENFKQGKDWNPPEWRYPEKHEDWWKFVTKMTLIARDLMHGNPRLAELGFEEEAGGHGAIAAGFQGQRQWTDHFPNGDVLETILNTNFDWTGIRQPSVVATENDSLNGASMLFGYLLTNTPQIFSDVRTYWSPESIEKATGWKPEGRAAAGLLDLRNSGSTTLDGAGKAVRDGKNVIKPWYELTEEDREATLEATTFHPASTGYFRGGGFSTHFRTSGEMPVTMCRINLVRGLGPVLQIAEGYTVELPDEVAFTIEERTNIEWPTTWFVPNLTGEGAFKSVYDVMNNWGANHGAISYGHIGGQLITLASMLRIPVNMHNVPEERIFRPKAWSLFGTESLEAADFRACQTFGPMYR, encoded by the coding sequence ATGACTGAACACCCCCGCATCGGAATCCGCCCCACGATTGATGGCCGCCGCAAGGGCGTGCGTGAGTCGCTCGAAGAGCAGACCATGAACATGGCGAAGTCTGTCGCCGACCTCTTTACTTCCAACCTGCGCTACCCGGATGGCGCCCCGGTCGAGGTCGTCATCGCCGACACCACGATCGGCCGCGTCCACGAGGCACAGGCCTGCGCGGCGAAGTTCCGCGCCAACAACGTGGGTCTGACCGTGACGGTGACCCCGTGCTGGTGCTACGGCACCGAGACCACGGACATGGACCCGGCGATGCCGCACGCGATCTGGGGCTTCAACGGCACCGAGCGCCCCGGCGCCGTGTACCTGGCCGCCGCCCTGGCCGGCCACGCCCAGATCGGCATCCCCGCCTTCGGCATCTACGGCGAGCACGTGCAGGACGCCGACGACACCTCGATCCCCGAGGACGTGCGTACCCGCCTCCTCGACTACGCGACCGCCGGCCTGGCAGTCGCTCAGATGAAGGGCGAGGCTTACCTGTCCATGGGCTCGGTCTCCATGGGCATCGCCGGCTCCGTCGTTAACCCCGACTTCTTCGGCTCCTACCTGGGCATGCGCAACGAGTACATCGACATGAGCGAGTTCACGCGCCGTATCGACGAGGGCATCTACGATCCCGAGGAGTACGAGCAGGCCTACCAGTGGATCCGCGAGAACTTCAAGCAGGGTAAGGACTGGAACCCGCCGGAGTGGCGCTACCCCGAGAAGCACGAGGACTGGTGGAAGTTCGTCACCAAGATGACGCTCATCGCCCGCGACCTCATGCACGGCAACCCGCGCCTGGCCGAGCTGGGCTTCGAGGAAGAGGCGGGCGGCCACGGTGCCATCGCCGCCGGCTTCCAGGGCCAGCGCCAGTGGACGGACCACTTCCCGAACGGCGACGTCCTGGAGACTATCCTCAACACGAACTTTGACTGGACCGGCATCCGTCAGCCCTCCGTCGTGGCCACCGAGAACGACTCGCTCAACGGCGCGTCGATGCTCTTCGGCTACCTGCTGACCAACACGCCGCAGATCTTCTCCGACGTGCGCACCTACTGGAGCCCCGAGTCCATCGAGAAGGCGACCGGCTGGAAGCCTGAGGGCCGCGCAGCCGCCGGCCTGCTCGACCTACGTAACTCCGGCTCCACCACGCTGGACGGCGCCGGCAAGGCCGTGCGTGACGGCAAGAACGTCATCAAGCCCTGGTACGAGCTCACCGAGGAGGACCGCGAGGCCACGCTGGAGGCCACGACCTTCCACCCAGCCTCGACCGGCTACTTCCGTGGCGGCGGCTTCTCGACGCACTTCCGCACCTCGGGCGAGATGCCCGTGACGATGTGCCGCATCAACCTGGTCCGAGGCCTCGGCCCGGTCCTGCAGATCGCGGAGGGCTACACGGTCGAGCTGCCCGACGAGGTTGCCTTCACCATCGAGGAGCGCACCAACATCGAGTGGCCGACCACCTGGTTCGTCCCGAACCTGACGGGCGAAGGCGCCTTCAAGAGCGTCTACGACGTCATGAACAACTGGGGTGCGAACCACGGCGCGATCTCCTACGGCCACATCGGCGGCCAGCTCATCACGCTGGCGTCGATGCTGCGTATCCCGGTCAACATGCACAACGTCCCCGAGGAGCGGATCTTCCGTCCCAAGGCGTGGTCGCTGTTCGGTACCGAGTCCCTGGAGGCCGCGGACTTCCGCGCCTGCCAGACCTTCGGCCCGATGTACCGCTGA
- a CDS encoding rhamnulokinase family protein, with amino-acid sequence MTTVLAVDLGSASGRVLAGTLTDGRLEVTDIHRFKHQARRREDGTLTWDVATMEAETINGLTKALEQFPDARAVSIDTWGVDWAPLDEDGRLVGDVIAYRDERTSRTLDAFRERIADREFFDLTGNQPATINTANQLFAYLREEPEAASRVAAALFLPDYFAYRLTGVVGWSRTIASTSGLLTPGGGGFNDEVFTRLGIPRGWFGELSADRTVVGPCTVPGLQTLTVVRGGAHDSACAVHGLPIEAGKRAYFLSCGSWSVLGAIEDEPLMSDVAFDMGITNEGRTDGGVRPLFNITGMWILQEIQRQWEREGTPTDTDELVAQARELPEAPGVFDPDGEAFASPGDMQRKIDEALDAQGVARPDSMAGYVRVIIESFARRYARGIGELTEATGKAPDQLNLVGGGARNRLLCDLTAQIAGVTVVRGPIEASTFGSLLAQLETIGALDPQDRASVIAASTSTHVHTPTRA; translated from the coding sequence ATGACCACCGTACTTGCTGTTGACCTTGGATCCGCGTCCGGGCGAGTTCTCGCCGGAACTCTCACTGACGGCCGCCTGGAAGTCACGGACATTCACCGCTTCAAGCACCAGGCCCGCCGCCGCGAGGACGGGACGCTGACGTGGGACGTGGCGACGATGGAGGCCGAGACGATCAACGGCCTGACGAAGGCTCTCGAGCAGTTCCCGGACGCCCGCGCGGTCTCGATCGACACGTGGGGCGTGGATTGGGCCCCCCTCGACGAGGACGGACGCCTCGTCGGCGACGTCATCGCCTACCGTGACGAGCGCACGTCGCGCACCCTTGACGCTTTCCGTGAGCGCATCGCGGACCGAGAGTTTTTCGACCTGACCGGCAACCAGCCCGCGACCATTAACACCGCGAACCAGCTGTTCGCCTACCTGCGCGAGGAACCCGAGGCCGCTAGCCGCGTGGCCGCCGCGCTCTTCCTGCCCGACTATTTTGCCTACCGGCTCACCGGGGTCGTCGGATGGTCGCGCACGATCGCCTCGACGTCCGGCCTGCTCACCCCCGGCGGCGGCGGCTTCAACGACGAGGTCTTCACTCGCCTCGGCATCCCGCGCGGCTGGTTCGGCGAGCTGTCCGCCGACCGCACCGTTGTCGGCCCGTGCACGGTCCCCGGCCTTCAGACCCTGACCGTCGTGCGTGGCGGCGCCCACGACTCGGCCTGTGCCGTCCACGGCCTGCCCATCGAAGCGGGCAAGCGCGCGTATTTCCTGTCCTGCGGCTCCTGGTCGGTGCTCGGAGCAATCGAGGACGAGCCCCTCATGAGCGACGTCGCCTTCGACATGGGGATCACCAACGAGGGCCGCACCGACGGGGGAGTGCGCCCCCTGTTCAACATCACCGGCATGTGGATCCTTCAGGAGATTCAGCGCCAGTGGGAGCGCGAGGGCACTCCCACCGACACCGACGAACTCGTCGCCCAGGCGCGCGAGCTGCCTGAAGCCCCGGGCGTCTTCGACCCGGACGGCGAGGCCTTCGCGAGCCCCGGAGACATGCAACGCAAGATCGACGAGGCCCTGGATGCCCAGGGAGTCGCCCGCCCCGATTCGATGGCCGGCTACGTGCGCGTCATCATCGAGTCCTTCGCCCGCCGCTACGCTCGGGGGATCGGCGAGCTGACCGAGGCCACGGGCAAGGCCCCCGACCAGCTCAACCTCGTCGGCGGCGGCGCCCGCAATCGCCTGCTGTGCGACCTGACCGCTCAGATCGCGGGGGTGACCGTCGTGCGCGGCCCCATCGAGGCCTCGACCTTCGGTTCCCTCCTGGCCCAGCTCGAGACCATCGGCGCCCTGGATCCCCAGGACCGTGCCTCCGTCATCGCAGCCAGCACATCGACTCATGTCCACACGCCGACCCGCGCCTAA
- a CDS encoding LacI family DNA-binding transcriptional regulator — protein MSTRRPAPKKVSLADIARKAGVSTNTVSRVVRGDPEVSEKTRARIAKLVEELGYVPNYAARALAAKRTNVLQVVLAAPMFHGHGTVLLSILNASAQAGYHVSLSYAYGPDGQLRSDFAPFDVDGVIILGGQDPTIDVAIESGKRFPTVLVLTSEQGLDGISTVAVDNVRGARLATEHLLGQGLTDVVHIAGPSGWSDAQMRRRGYVQACEAYGITPAILQPDSWDSRDGYDVMRAAGRLPQGIQTANDQLALGAMRYIYECGGVVPRDVRVVGFDDIDGADSYAPPLTTIHQPFDRLGRTAVRLVRSLMDGGPSQDIVIDPELVIRASSHL, from the coding sequence ATGTCCACACGCCGACCCGCGCCTAAGAAGGTGTCGCTGGCCGATATCGCGCGCAAGGCTGGCGTGTCCACCAACACCGTCTCTCGCGTCGTGCGCGGCGACCCGGAAGTCTCGGAGAAGACGCGGGCGAGGATCGCCAAGCTCGTCGAGGAGCTGGGCTACGTGCCCAACTACGCGGCGCGGGCGCTCGCGGCCAAGCGGACGAACGTGTTGCAGGTCGTGCTGGCCGCGCCCATGTTCCACGGTCACGGCACGGTGCTCCTGTCGATCCTCAATGCCTCGGCGCAGGCCGGGTATCACGTGTCCCTGTCCTACGCGTATGGGCCGGACGGGCAGTTGCGCTCCGATTTTGCGCCCTTCGACGTGGATGGCGTCATCATCCTGGGTGGCCAGGATCCGACGATCGACGTCGCGATCGAGTCGGGGAAGCGTTTCCCGACGGTCCTCGTTCTGACGAGCGAGCAGGGGCTTGACGGTATTTCGACGGTCGCGGTGGATAACGTGCGCGGGGCGCGACTGGCGACCGAGCACCTGCTCGGGCAGGGGCTCACCGACGTCGTTCACATCGCTGGTCCCTCCGGCTGGTCGGACGCGCAGATGCGTCGCCGCGGTTACGTCCAGGCGTGCGAGGCCTACGGGATTACCCCGGCGATCCTGCAACCCGACTCGTGGGATTCACGCGACGGCTACGACGTCATGCGTGCGGCGGGCCGACTGCCGCAGGGCATTCAGACGGCGAACGATCAGCTCGCTTTGGGCGCGATGCGTTACATCTACGAGTGCGGGGGAGTGGTTCCTCGCGACGTGCGGGTCGTCGGTTTCGATGACATCGACGGGGCGGATTCCTACGCGCCGCCGCTGACGACGATCCATCAGCCCTTCGATCGCCTCGGCCGCACGGCGGTTCGGCTGGTTCGCTCGCTGATGGACGGTGGCCCCTCTCAAGACATTGTGATCGATCCCGAACTGGTCATCCGGGCCAGTTCTCACCTGTAA
- a CDS encoding RbsD/FucU family protein, with the protein MLYGPMTHPQFLRALAAAGHGSKILLADANYPHTTGVNPRCELVSLNLAPGLLDVSQVLDVLKRTIPIERAEIMTPAPDADPVEIPIHDEFRAALPGVEFGELSRWDFYDAARDENVGIIVATGEQRLYGNLLLTVGVRMPGE; encoded by the coding sequence ATGCTCTACGGTCCTATGACTCATCCTCAGTTCCTGCGCGCGCTGGCTGCGGCCGGTCACGGGTCGAAGATCCTGCTGGCTGACGCGAACTACCCGCACACGACGGGTGTGAACCCGCGCTGCGAACTCGTGTCGCTCAACCTGGCTCCGGGCCTGTTGGACGTCAGTCAGGTCCTTGACGTGCTCAAGCGGACGATTCCGATCGAGCGCGCCGAGATTATGACTCCCGCCCCCGACGCTGATCCGGTGGAGATTCCGATTCACGACGAGTTCCGGGCGGCTCTGCCGGGCGTCGAGTTCGGCGAGCTGTCGCGCTGGGACTTCTACGATGCTGCGCGCGACGAGAACGTCGGCATCATCGTTGCGACGGGGGAGCAGCGCCTGTACGGCAACCTGCTGCTGACGGTGGGCGTGCGTATGCCTGGGGAGTAA
- a CDS encoding DeoR/GlpR family DNA-binding transcription regulator — MGRAEERTNYILDRLAREGEVSVAQLASDLGVSPVTVRASLKVLDEQGYLVRTHGGARPTTFRNIHLRQNDRVDQKERIARAAADMIHDDDRIMIEAGTTCALIVKYLTGKRGVQVLTNSVLVFANARSNPNLNITLTGGHFRAESESLVGPVAERAINDFNARVAFLGTDGFSVDRGLTTQLVEGGQVGSIMRTRAQETWLLADSSKYGEAGFVTFMGIDQVTGIITDDEIPEESIKELAERTKLRIV, encoded by the coding sequence ATGGGACGTGCAGAAGAACGCACGAACTACATCCTGGATCGCCTCGCCCGCGAGGGTGAGGTGAGCGTCGCTCAGCTCGCCTCCGACCTGGGTGTCTCGCCCGTGACCGTTCGGGCCTCCCTCAAGGTCCTCGATGAACAGGGCTACCTCGTGCGCACCCACGGCGGGGCGCGCCCCACCACCTTCCGTAACATCCATCTGCGTCAAAACGACCGCGTGGATCAGAAGGAACGCATCGCCCGGGCCGCCGCTGACATGATCCACGACGACGACCGGATCATGATCGAGGCCGGCACCACCTGCGCCCTGATCGTCAAGTACCTCACCGGCAAGCGAGGAGTCCAGGTCCTGACCAACTCCGTCCTCGTCTTCGCCAACGCCCGCTCCAACCCGAACCTGAACATCACGCTGACGGGTGGGCACTTCCGCGCCGAGTCCGAGTCCCTCGTGGGGCCGGTCGCCGAGCGCGCCATCAATGACTTCAACGCGCGCGTTGCGTTCCTTGGAACCGACGGTTTTAGCGTTGATCGCGGCCTGACCACCCAACTCGTTGAGGGCGGACAGGTCGGTTCTATCATGCGCACACGCGCACAAGAGACGTGGCTGCTCGCAGACTCCTCCAAGTACGGGGAAGCCGGCTTCGTCACCTTCATGGGGATCGACCAGGTCACCGGAATCATCACCGACGATGAGATCCCCGAAGAATCCATCAAGGAATTGGCCGAGCGCACGAAGCTGCGCATCGTCTAG
- a CDS encoding dihydrolipoamide acetyltransferase family protein translates to MATIVVMPQLGNSVESCIIVEWMIAEGDTVAVDQTLASIETDKSTMEVPSTAAGTVLKLLWEEGDEVPVKDPLIIVGEPGEDISGLVPGADAAPADAAPAEQAAAPEQAAAPAFATERATGAVSPRARALAASRGVDTSAISEGSGPHGRVIERDVAAAIAAGPVLTSAARAAGVSATEGTGIGGRVSVADAGRAAEAAPAAAVAAPAGADYPGASTSTPLKGVRKVVAKRMMESLTSTAQLTLNTTANAAGILALRKKVKNADGSLGLNKITLNDLVCFAVSRTLPKYPVFNAHLEDGVLTEFEQVHLGFACDTPRGLLVPVIRSAQALGLKAFSDEAKRLAGGAIDGTIAPDFLSGGTFTVSNIGSFGIETFTPVINLPQTAILGVGAITPRPTVAADGTIGVEQRLNLSLTIDHQVIDGADGARFLRDLVAAIENIDVTVLA, encoded by the coding sequence ATGGCCACCATCGTGGTGATGCCCCAGCTGGGCAACTCTGTTGAGTCGTGCATCATCGTCGAGTGGATGATCGCCGAAGGCGACACCGTCGCCGTCGACCAGACCCTCGCGTCCATCGAAACGGACAAGTCGACGATGGAGGTTCCCTCCACCGCCGCTGGAACTGTCCTCAAGCTCCTGTGGGAGGAGGGCGACGAGGTCCCCGTGAAGGATCCGCTCATCATCGTCGGTGAGCCCGGGGAGGACATCTCCGGCCTCGTGCCCGGCGCTGACGCCGCTCCCGCCGACGCTGCTCCCGCCGAGCAGGCCGCCGCCCCCGAGCAGGCGGCCGCCCCCGCGTTCGCGACCGAGCGCGCCACCGGCGCCGTCTCCCCGCGCGCCCGCGCGCTCGCCGCCTCCCGCGGCGTCGATACCTCGGCTATCTCCGAGGGATCGGGCCCCCACGGCCGCGTCATCGAGCGCGACGTCGCCGCCGCGATCGCCGCCGGCCCCGTCCTGACCTCCGCCGCGCGCGCCGCCGGCGTGAGCGCCACCGAGGGCACCGGCATCGGCGGACGCGTGAGCGTCGCCGACGCGGGCCGCGCCGCCGAGGCCGCTCCCGCCGCCGCCGTCGCAGCCCCCGCGGGTGCCGACTACCCGGGTGCCTCGACCTCCACCCCGCTCAAGGGCGTGCGCAAGGTCGTCGCCAAGCGCATGATGGAGTCCCTGACCTCCACCGCGCAGCTGACCCTCAACACGACCGCGAACGCCGCGGGCATCCTCGCGCTGCGCAAGAAGGTCAAGAACGCGGACGGCTCCCTGGGTCTGAACAAGATCACGCTCAACGACCTGGTCTGCTTCGCCGTCTCGCGCACCCTGCCCAAGTACCCCGTGTTCAACGCCCACCTTGAGGACGGCGTCTTGACCGAGTTCGAGCAGGTCCACCTCGGCTTCGCGTGCGACACCCCGCGCGGCCTCCTGGTCCCCGTCATCCGCTCCGCGCAGGCCCTGGGCCTCAAGGCCTTCTCCGACGAGGCCAAGCGCCTGGCCGGCGGCGCCATCGACGGCACCATCGCCCCCGACTTCCTGAGCGGCGGCACCTTCACGGTCTCCAACATCGGCTCCTTCGGCATCGAGACCTTCACCCCCGTCATCAACCTGCCCCAGACGGCCATCCTCGGCGTCGGCGCGATCACCCCGCGCCCGACCGTGGCAGCCGACGGCACGATCGGCGTGGAGCAGCGCCTCAACCTGTCGCTGACGATCGACCACCAGGTCATCGACGGCGCGGACGGCGCCCGCTTCCTGCGCGACCTGGTCGCCGCCATCGAGAACATCGACGTGACCGTCCTGGCCTGA
- the lpdA gene encoding dihydrolipoyl dehydrogenase: MSDTHFDVIVLGAGPGGYLAAERLGHAGKKVALVEEQYLGGTCLNVGCIPTKTLLNGAKNYLHAKEASQFGVDASGVAVNWTQMQAWKDQVVKGLVAGVAATERKAGVTVINGRGHLDAPGRVTVEGTTYTSDHVIIATGSVPAMPPLPGTQDNPALVDSTGILSLPEVPARLAIIGGGVIGVEFASLYSTLGSQVTVIEMAPEILPFMDDDLAAKARAAMKDVTFELGCRVESLDGGTVHYSKGAEKLSVEADVVLMAVGRRPATEGWGAKEAGLEINRGIVVDDTMRTNLPNVWAIGDVTGRSLLAHAAYRMAEIASANILDPTAKKRGEVMRWHTVPWAVFSIPEAAGVGLTESAAKREGRDVLVAKVPALMSGRFIAENGFKAPGEAKILVDPATHQVLGIHVLGAYAAEMIWGAQAVLEMELTVEDLRQVVFPHPTVSEVIREAAWAVKL, translated from the coding sequence ATGAGTGACACGCATTTTGACGTCATCGTCCTCGGTGCGGGCCCCGGCGGCTACCTGGCCGCTGAGCGCCTCGGACACGCGGGCAAGAAGGTTGCCCTCGTCGAGGAGCAGTACCTGGGCGGCACCTGCCTGAACGTGGGCTGCATCCCCACCAAGACCCTGCTCAACGGCGCGAAGAACTACCTGCACGCCAAGGAAGCCAGCCAGTTCGGCGTGGACGCCAGCGGCGTCGCCGTCAACTGGACGCAGATGCAGGCCTGGAAGGACCAGGTTGTCAAGGGTCTGGTCGCCGGCGTCGCAGCCACCGAGCGCAAGGCGGGCGTCACCGTCATCAACGGCCGAGGCCACCTCGACGCCCCCGGTCGCGTGACCGTCGAGGGCACGACCTACACCTCGGACCACGTCATCATCGCCACGGGCTCCGTGCCGGCCATGCCCCCGCTGCCCGGTACCCAGGACAACCCGGCGCTGGTCGATTCCACGGGCATCCTGTCCCTGCCCGAGGTCCCCGCCCGCCTCGCCATCATCGGCGGCGGCGTCATCGGCGTCGAGTTTGCCTCCCTGTACTCCACCCTCGGCTCCCAGGTGACCGTCATCGAGATGGCCCCCGAGATCCTGCCGTTCATGGACGACGACCTGGCCGCCAAGGCCCGCGCCGCCATGAAGGATGTGACCTTCGAGCTGGGCTGCCGCGTCGAGTCCCTCGACGGGGGCACCGTCCATTACTCCAAGGGCGCGGAGAAGCTCAGCGTCGAGGCCGACGTGGTCCTCATGGCAGTGGGCCGCCGTCCCGCGACGGAGGGCTGGGGCGCCAAGGAAGCCGGCCTCGAGATCAACCGCGGCATCGTCGTCGACGACACGATGCGCACCAACCTGCCCAACGTGTGGGCCATCGGCGACGTCACCGGACGCTCGCTCCTGGCGCACGCCGCCTACCGCATGGCGGAGATCGCCTCGGCGAACATCCTCGACCCCACCGCCAAGAAACGCGGCGAGGTCATGCGCTGGCACACCGTCCCGTGGGCCGTCTTCTCGATCCCCGAGGCCGCCGGCGTGGGCCTGACCGAGTCCGCCGCCAAGCGCGAGGGTCGCGACGTCCTCGTCGCCAAGGTCCCCGCCCTCATGTCGGGCCGCTTCATCGCCGAGAACGGCTTCAAGGCCCCCGGCGAGGCGAAGATTCTCGTCGATCCCGCGACCCACCAGGTGCTCGGCATTCACGTCCTGGGCGCCTACGCGGCGGAAATGATCTGGGGCGCGCAGGCCGTCCTCGAGATGGAACTGACCGTCGAGGACCTGCGCCAGGTCGTCTTCCCTCACCCCACCGTGTCCGAGGTTATCCGCGAAGCCGCGTGGGCCGTCAAGCTCTAA